A stretch of the Pan troglodytes isolate AG18354 chromosome 20, NHGRI_mPanTro3-v2.0_pri, whole genome shotgun sequence genome encodes the following:
- the ZNF45 gene encoding zinc finger protein 45, which produces MTKSKEAVTFKDVAVVFSEEELQLLDLAQRKLYQDVMLENFRNVVSVGHQSTPDGLPQLEREEKLWVMKMATQRDNSSGAKNLKEMETLQEVGLRYLPHEELFCSQIWQQITRELIKYQDSVVNIQRTGCQLEKRDDLHYKDEGVSNQSSHLQVHRVHTGEKPYKGEHCVKSFSWSPHLQINQRAHAGEKPYKCEKCDNAFRRFSSLQAHQRVHSRAKSYTNDASYRSFSQRSHLHHHQRVPTGENPYKYEECGRNVGKSSHCKALIVHTGEKPYKCEECGVGFSQRSYLQVHLKVHAGKKPYKCEECGKSFSWRSRLQAHERIHTGEKPYKCNACGKSFSYSSHLNIHCRIHTGEKPYKCEECGKGFSVGSHLQAHQISHTGEKPYKCEECGKGFCRASNLLDHQRGHTGEKPYQCDACGKGFSRSSDFNIHFRVHTGEKPYKCEECGKGFSQASNLLAHQRGHTGEKPYKCGTCGKGFSRSSDLNVHCRIHTGEKPYKCEKCGKAFSQFSSLQVHQRVHTGEKPYQCAECGKGFSVGSQLQAHQRCHTGEKPYQCEECGKGFCRASNFLAHRGVHTGEKPYRCDVCGKRFRQRSYLQAHQRVHTGERPYKCEECGKVFSWSSYLQAHQRVHTGEKPYKCEECGKGFSWSSSLIIHQRVHADDEGDKDFPSSQDSHRKTR; this is translated from the exons ATGACGAAGTCTAAG GAGGCAGTGACGTTCAAGGACGTGGCTGTGGTCTTCTCTGAGGAGGAGCTGCAACTGCTGGACCTTGCCCAGAGGAAGCTGTACCAAGATGTGATGCTGGAGAACTTCAGGAATGTGGTCTCAGTGG GGCATCAGTCCACACCAGATGGTCTACCACAgttagagagagaagaaaagctgTGGGTGATGAAGATGGCAACCCAGAGAGATAACTCCTCAg gAGCCAAGAATCTAAAAGAGATGGAGACTCTTCAAGAAGTAGGATTAAGGTACCTGCCTCATGAAGAGCTTTTCTGCTCCCAGATCTGGCAACAGATTACAAGAGAGTTAATCAAGTATCAAGATTCTGTGGTAAATATTCAAAGAACAGGCTGCCAGTTGGAAAAACGAGATGATTTGCACTATAAAGATGAGGGAGTCAGTAATCAGAGTTCCCATCTTCAAGTTCACAGAGTCCACACTGGTGAAAAACCCTACAAAGGAGAACATTGTGTGAAAAGTTTCAGCTGGAGCCCTCATCTTCAAATTAACCAAAGGGCTCACGCAGGAGAGAAgccctacaaatgtgaaaaatgtgatAATGCCTTCCGTCGGTTTTCAAGTCTTCAAGCCCATCAGAGAGTCCACAGTAGAGCAAAATCATACACAAATGATGCAAGTTACAGGAGTTTTAGTCAGAGGTCACATCTTCACCATCATCAGAGAGTTCCCACTGGAGAGAATCCATACAAATATGAAGAGTGTGGGAGGAATGTTGGGAAAAGCTCACATTGTAAAGCTCTGATAGTTCATAcgggagagaaaccctataaatgtgaGGAGTGTGGGGTGGGCTTCAGTCAGAGATCATATCTTCAAGTTCATCTGAAAGTTCACGCTGGAAAGAAACCGTATAAGTGTGAAGAGTGTGGGAAGAGCTTCAGTTGGCGTTCACGACTGCAGGCTCATGAGCGAATCCACACTGGCGAGAAACCATACAAATGCAATGCATGTGGCAAGAGCTTTAGTTACAGCTCACACCTTAACATTCATTGTAGAatccacacaggagagaaaccctataagtGTGAGGAGTGTGGGAAAGGTTTCAGTGTGGGTTCACACCTTCAGGCCCATCAGATAAgccacactggagagaagccatACAAATGTGAGGAGTGTGGGAAAGGCTTCTGCCGGGCCTCAAATCTGCTGGACCATCAAAGAGgccatactggagagaaaccgtaTCAGTGTGATGCATGTGGTAAGGGCTTCAGTCGTAGCTCAGATTTTAACATTCATTTTAGAGTCCATACAGGGGAAAAACCCTATAAATGTGAGGAGTGTGGCAAGGGCTTCAGCCAGGCCTCAAATCTTCTGGCCCATCAAAGAggccacactggagagaaaccctacaaatgtggtACATGTGGGAAGGGCTTCAGTCGGAGCTCAGATCTTAATGTACACTGTAGAatccacacaggagagaaaccctataaatgcgAGAAGTGTGGTAAGGCCTTCAGTCAGTTCTCCAGCCTTCAGGTGCATCAGagagttcacactggagagaaaccatatcAGTGTGCAGAGTGTGGGAAGGGCTTCAGTGTAGGTTCACAGCTTCAAGCCCATCAGAGGtgccacactggagagaaaccctatcaATGTGAGGAGTGTGGGAAGGGCTTCTGTCGGGCCTCCAATTTTCTGGCACATCGTGGAGTCCACACAGGAGAAAAACCATACCGATGTGATGTGTGTGGTAAGCGCTTCAGACAGAGATCCTACCTTCAAGCCCACCAGAGGGTCCACACAGGAGAGAGACCATACAAATGTGAGGAATGTGGGAAAGTCTTCAGCTGGAGCTCATACCTTCAAGCCCATCAAAGAGTTCACACCGGAGAAAAACCATACAAATGTGAGGAGTGTGGGAAGGGCTTCAGTTGGAGCTCAAGTCTTATCATTCATCAGCGAGTCCATGCTGATGATGAGGGTGACAAGGACTTTCCTTCATCACAGGATTCACACAGGAAAACTCgataa